A genome region from Pelodiscus sinensis isolate JC-2024 chromosome 27, ASM4963464v1, whole genome shotgun sequence includes the following:
- the APOBEC2 gene encoding C->U-editing enzyme APOBEC-2 — protein MAEKEETPDNTQNGEEQPENAEEAEEEKKKQELEKLPPFEIVEGERFPAFFFKFQFRNVEYSSGRNKTFLCYIVETQGKESGSFRGYLEDEHVAAHAEGAFFNNILPTCEPSLRYNVTWYVSSSPCVPCADQIAQILQKNKNLRLTILVSRLFMWEEPEMQAALKKLKTAGCKLKIMKPQDFEYIWQNFVEQEEGEAKAFEPWEDIQENFLYYEEKLAEVLH, from the exons ATGGCTGAAAAAGAGGAGACGCCCGACAACACCCAGAATGGCGAGGAGCAGCCTGAAAATGCAgaggaggctgaggaggagaagaagaagcaaGAGCTGGAGAAACTGCCACCGTTTGAAATCGTGGAAGG GGAGCGCTTCCCTGCCTTCTTTTTCAAATTCCAGTTTAGGAATGTGGAATACAGCTCAGGCAGGAATAAGACCTTCCTGTGTTACATTGTGGAAACCCAAGGCAAAGAGTCTGGGAGCTTTCGGGGTTACCTGGAGGATGAGCATGTAGCAGCCCATGCCGAAGGTGCTTTCTTCAACAACATCTTGCCCACATGCGAGCCCAGCCTTCGCTACAATGTCACCTGGTATGTCTCCTCCAGTCCCTGCGTGCCCTGCGCGGACCAGATAGCTCAGAtactgcagaagaacaagaacctgCGCCTCACCATCCTGGTCAGCCGTCTCTTCATGTGGGAGGAGCCGGaaatgcaggctgctctcaaGAAACTGAAGACAGCTGGATGTAAACTGAAGATTATGAAGCCTCAAGACTTTGAGTATATCTGGCAGAACTTTGTGGAGCAGGAAGAAGGAGAGGCAAAGGCCTTCGAGCCCTGGGAGGACATTCAGGAGAACTTTCTGTATTATGAAGAGAAGTTAGCTGAGGTTCTGCACTGA